A genomic window from Sulfurospirillum diekertiae includes:
- a CDS encoding FecCD family ABC transporter permease, which yields MKNSLLFSMMIATLSASLLISLALGRYEIDLGTLLQLLLWKFFTIGSAPNEVALLSNIVFDIRLPRILAVVLVGAALSVSGGAFQAMFVNPLVSPGILGVLAGASFGAALGIMISNSWLGVQLFSFVFGFVAVLVALGVAKIYGRSGSQTILLVLGGVISSSLFSALLSTVKYVADPYNKLPTIVYWLMGSFSAVDMKTLSSVAMPLILSTIVLSLMGKYLNVLSLGDDDAKALGIRVTWVRNSAILLATLLSTLTVVVAGMIGWVGLIIPHIARFLVGADNRILLPMCALLGATFLVVVDTLCRTSMSVEIPIGIATSLIGIPIFVFALKNAKKGFA from the coding sequence ATGAAAAACTCGCTTCTTTTTAGCATGATGATCGCAACACTGAGCGCAAGCCTGCTCATTTCGCTCGCCCTTGGTCGCTATGAGATCGATCTTGGTACCCTTTTGCAGCTTTTATTATGGAAATTTTTTACCATAGGCAGTGCGCCTAACGAAGTAGCACTACTTTCAAATATTGTTTTTGATATACGTTTACCACGTATTTTAGCCGTTGTTCTTGTGGGAGCAGCCCTCTCGGTTTCAGGTGGAGCGTTTCAAGCGATGTTTGTGAATCCTCTGGTTTCTCCTGGAATTTTAGGTGTGCTTGCGGGGGCTTCTTTTGGTGCAGCCCTTGGCATTATGATTTCCAATAGCTGGCTTGGGGTGCAACTCTTTTCGTTTGTTTTTGGTTTTGTGGCGGTTTTAGTGGCACTTGGCGTGGCAAAGATTTATGGTCGAAGTGGCTCACAGACCATTCTTTTAGTCTTAGGTGGTGTTATTTCTAGTTCACTTTTCTCTGCACTGCTTTCTACGGTGAAGTATGTTGCGGATCCTTACAATAAACTTCCGACCATTGTTTACTGGCTGATGGGCTCTTTCAGCGCGGTAGATATGAAAACACTCTCTAGTGTTGCAATGCCTCTGATTCTGAGCACGATTGTGCTTTCATTAATGGGTAAATACCTCAATGTCTTAAGCCTTGGTGATGATGATGCCAAAGCGCTTGGTATACGGGTAACGTGGGTGCGTAACAGTGCCATTTTACTCGCCACGCTTCTGAGTACGCTCACAGTAGTCGTTGCAGGTATGATTGGTTGGGTAGGGCTTATCATTCCGCATATCGCACGTTTTTTGGTAGGAGCAGATAACCGCATTTTGCTTCCCATGTGTGCCCTTTTGGGTGCGACATTTTTAGTGGTCGTTGATACGTTATGCCGTACTTCGATGAGTGTTGAAATTCCCATCGGCATTGCTACATCACTGATTGGTATTCCGATTTTTGTCTTTGCGCTTAAAAACGCGAAAAAAGGATTTGCATGA
- a CDS encoding ABC transporter substrate-binding protein, with amino-acid sequence MKKIVWVLLCLLLSLSAREIVDMGGKKVEIPDVITKVFGTSPPSTYMIYTIDSSLIVGLNFNHARGNNESSNMLDPRFMALPVVGGLQGGGNSMNRETLLSLHPDIVFLWNNDASSQLAQYLFESSKIPSIDVDLESVESLPKAYLFFGEVLGKEQRAKILSDYATKALEKTKEVVKTNAAKRPVVYYAEGADGLATECDQSFHYEAIKFAGGINPHLCTTKSGMGMEKVSLEQVILYNPDVIVAQEREFVEKVKSDARWNSIKAVREGKIFLVPKVPFNWIDRPPSFMRLLGVRWLTHILYNTPNSEQFTQEMREFYKLFLNINLNDTQINSILGTV; translated from the coding sequence ATGAAAAAAATAGTGTGGGTACTTTTGTGTTTACTTTTAAGCCTAAGTGCGCGTGAAATTGTCGATATGGGTGGTAAAAAAGTCGAAATTCCTGATGTCATTACCAAAGTGTTTGGTACGTCACCGCCTTCAACTTACATGATCTATACGATTGATTCTTCACTGATTGTGGGGCTTAACTTTAACCATGCCCGTGGGAATAATGAATCCTCCAACATGCTCGATCCTCGCTTTATGGCGCTTCCTGTTGTGGGAGGTCTTCAAGGGGGAGGGAACAGCATGAACCGTGAAACCTTGCTCTCGTTGCATCCCGATATCGTCTTTTTGTGGAATAACGATGCTTCTAGCCAACTGGCGCAGTATCTCTTTGAAAGTAGCAAAATTCCGAGCATTGATGTTGATCTTGAAAGTGTTGAGAGTTTACCGAAAGCCTATCTCTTCTTTGGTGAGGTTTTAGGCAAAGAGCAAAGAGCGAAGATACTTTCAGACTATGCAACAAAAGCACTTGAAAAAACAAAAGAGGTTGTCAAAACCAATGCCGCTAAACGCCCTGTTGTTTACTACGCTGAGGGGGCGGATGGACTTGCCACCGAGTGCGACCAATCGTTTCATTATGAAGCAATCAAATTTGCAGGGGGTATTAACCCGCATTTATGCACCACTAAAAGTGGCATGGGGATGGAAAAAGTCTCTTTAGAGCAAGTCATCCTCTACAATCCTGATGTCATTGTGGCGCAAGAGCGAGAATTTGTTGAGAAAGTCAAAAGCGATGCAAGGTGGAACTCTATCAAGGCCGTTCGTGAGGGTAAGATTTTTTTAGTTCCGAAGGTACCGTTTAACTGGATTGATCGTCCACCATCCTTTATGCGCCTTTTAGGGGTAAGATGGTTAACACATATCCTTTACAATACGCCAAATTCAGAGCAATTTACACAAGAAATGCGTGAATTTTACAAACTCTTTTTAAATATTAATTTGAACGATACGCAAATCAATTCTATTTTGGGCACTGTATGA
- a CDS encoding LLM class flavin-dependent oxidoreductase, with protein sequence MKWGIFCLFERFNVNANQAIENQLKLIELVDAMRFDEVWLGEHHFNDFSICPSPSLLLAYTTARTKYVRLGCAGFLAPFYDAIRLAEEVATLDHLSQGRINLGFAKGAFAPDSKHFNVTVENLRPMMFECVDAVTQLLHVKDKPVGFEGKFINFSEVDIEPKPFQAKIPTYIATFASDETIAYAARKGFGLMLSQGVDLDECARVSQAYETIAGFKPQIVLLRTFYVAKSDEEAAYKARPAIDHFAKSMRAASSFHKSPHFDQSRYKQLIAERSTFFDGQKFFDCGIIGDTKTCISKIKAIQACLDNVTITLKPLGVDLFENITLLRTFNEAVRPYCNEKKELV encoded by the coding sequence ATGAAATGGGGAATTTTTTGCCTCTTTGAGCGCTTTAATGTCAATGCCAACCAAGCGATTGAAAATCAGCTCAAACTGATTGAATTGGTCGATGCAATGCGTTTTGATGAAGTTTGGCTGGGAGAGCACCACTTTAATGATTTTAGCATTTGCCCCTCTCCGTCACTTCTTTTAGCGTACACTACGGCACGAACGAAGTATGTGAGGCTGGGATGTGCTGGTTTTTTAGCCCCTTTTTACGACGCGATTCGCTTAGCGGAAGAGGTCGCAACGCTAGATCACTTAAGTCAAGGTAGAATCAATCTAGGCTTTGCCAAAGGCGCTTTTGCACCCGATTCAAAGCATTTTAATGTCACGGTGGAAAACCTTCGCCCGATGATGTTTGAGTGTGTGGATGCTGTTACACAGCTTTTACATGTAAAGGATAAACCCGTTGGTTTTGAGGGTAAATTTATTAATTTTTCAGAAGTTGATATTGAGCCAAAACCGTTTCAAGCAAAGATTCCCACGTACATTGCAACGTTTGCCTCAGATGAAACCATCGCATATGCAGCCAGAAAAGGTTTTGGGCTGATGCTTTCGCAAGGGGTTGACTTAGATGAATGTGCACGCGTAAGCCAAGCGTATGAAACCATTGCTGGATTTAAACCACAGATCGTACTTTTGCGGACATTTTATGTTGCCAAAAGTGATGAAGAAGCCGCTTATAAAGCACGTCCTGCGATTGACCATTTTGCGAAGTCAATGCGTGCGGCATCTTCATTCCATAAATCTCCCCATTTTGATCAAAGCAGATACAAACAGCTTATAGCTGAACGGAGCACCTTTTTTGATGGGCAGAAATTTTTTGATTGTGGCATTATCGGCGATACAAAAACATGTATTTCTAAAATCAAAGCCATTCAAGCATGTTTAGACAATGTCACGATAACGCTTAAACCACTTGGTGTTGATCTCTTTGAAAATATAACGCTTTTACGAACATTCAATGAAGCGGTACGCCCTTATTGCAATGAAAAAAAGGAACTGGTATGA
- a CDS encoding globin domain-containing protein — MCNGHHFLHKLATPKKSETLKWSSFDLKASLPPIIFPTPSFLDKVGAETIPKIVLHHHRLLQKSAIAQMYPTDDAHFLEGVTKASHFLIQALGGEKTYTYSYGPPALCRTHAPFAIDDESREVWLMMYKQTLHDLDFPKELIEEFWNWIEPFSMRMVNRRSSTRPMKRFLYKDMKEEFGIL; from the coding sequence ATGTGCAATGGTCATCACTTTCTTCATAAACTGGCTACTCCCAAAAAAAGCGAAACCCTTAAATGGAGTAGCTTTGATCTCAAAGCTTCTTTACCTCCGATTATTTTCCCAACGCCCAGTTTCTTAGACAAAGTGGGCGCTGAAACTATTCCTAAAATTGTATTACATCACCATCGCTTGCTGCAAAAAAGTGCTATTGCCCAGATGTACCCAACCGATGATGCTCATTTTTTAGAAGGTGTGACCAAAGCGAGTCATTTTCTGATTCAAGCCTTAGGGGGTGAAAAAACCTATACGTATAGTTATGGTCCACCTGCCCTTTGTCGCACCCATGCTCCTTTTGCTATTGACGATGAAAGTAGGGAAGTATGGCTTATGATGTACAAGCAAACGCTTCATGATCTTGATTTTCCTAAAGAGTTGATCGAAGAGTTTTGGAACTGGATAGAGCCTTTTTCCATGCGAATGGTGAACCGTCGAAGTTCGACAAGACCCATGAAGCGTTTTTTGTATAAAGATATGAAAGAGGAGTTTGGGATTCTATGA
- a CDS encoding energy transducer TonB translates to MHESIAFFRRLFWNTLFTCVMIAYALIMGSMMIPKPAIHEFVVTQVSFLEEPKPTPPAEEIKPEVPLKHESIIEKKPEKKVQKEPVKTVPIQKHIQEPIISSAPSSDSFVEQTVQIPVSAKTQEKASAPSSPHNDDLLSIYLAKVRHKIQESLRYPSMAKKMGLEGEAVVQFLIHANGMVDASSIKIAKSSGKAILDRNAMDAVLDAIPFELPPKEELEIAIPVVFKLKS, encoded by the coding sequence GTGCATGAAAGCATCGCATTTTTTCGTCGCCTCTTTTGGAACACTCTTTTTACATGTGTAATGATTGCGTATGCCCTTATTATGGGGAGTATGATGATTCCAAAACCTGCTATACACGAATTTGTCGTGACACAGGTAAGCTTCTTAGAAGAGCCAAAACCTACACCACCTGCAGAAGAGATTAAACCAGAAGTTCCCCTTAAACATGAATCAATCATAGAAAAAAAACCTGAAAAAAAAGTTCAAAAAGAGCCTGTTAAAACCGTACCCATTCAAAAACACATTCAAGAGCCTATCATATCGTCAGCTCCATCAAGTGACTCTTTTGTTGAACAAACAGTGCAAATACCCGTAAGTGCCAAAACGCAAGAAAAAGCTTCTGCGCCATCTTCCCCTCATAATGATGATCTACTCTCTATCTATCTCGCCAAAGTAAGGCATAAGATCCAAGAGAGTCTTCGTTATCCTTCAATGGCTAAAAAAATGGGCTTAGAGGGTGAGGCGGTTGTGCAGTTTTTGATTCATGCCAATGGTATGGTAGATGCATCGTCTATTAAGATTGCAAAATCAAGTGGTAAAGCGATTTTAGATCGTAATGCCATGGATGCTGTCTTAGATGCTATTCCTTTTGAACTCCCACCCAAAGAGGAGTTAGAAATCGCAATACCGGTTGTTTTCAAGCTCAAATCCTAA
- a CDS encoding ExbD/TolR family protein, which translates to MKRENFITDDEALSLDDLDAKIAQVTGKEPHIVLRSDAKTPFEYVVKVIDICKKHRISTFAIQTTKGGA; encoded by the coding sequence GTGAAACGGGAGAACTTTATTACGGATGATGAGGCACTTTCACTGGATGATTTGGATGCAAAAATCGCACAGGTTACGGGGAAAGAACCTCATATTGTACTTCGCAGTGACGCTAAAACGCCATTTGAATATGTCGTCAAAGTAATTGATATTTGCAAAAAACATCGTATCAGTACGTTTGCAATTCAAACGACTAAGGGGGGTGCATGA
- a CDS encoding ExbD/TolR family protein translates to MRREPVYESDIAEINMTPFVDIVLVILVIFMVTATFVTQGKIPLNLPQATNAENHKDDQKPITLSLSETGELYYG, encoded by the coding sequence ATGAGGCGTGAACCTGTCTACGAGAGTGATATTGCTGAGATCAATATGACTCCTTTTGTCGATATTGTGCTGGTTATCTTGGTTATTTTTATGGTAACAGCTACCTTTGTAACACAAGGTAAAATCCCTTTGAATTTGCCACAAGCAACGAATGCTGAAAATCACAAAGATGACCAAAAGCCCATCACGCTCTCTTTGAGTGAAACGGGAGAACTTTATTACGGATGA
- a CDS encoding MotA/TolQ/ExbB proton channel family protein — translation MLSEKLLSFALVGIDPVLWVLVSMSVIAVGVIIERLLAFGAIQKNYQSIDYYTLRLSLEAHLGILATFGNNAPFIGLFGTVLGIIQAFHMIGSSNAFDVQPIMQGISEALIATATGLFVAIPCVIAYNYFTRRVKVVLTQKEAQLNEA, via the coding sequence ATGCTCAGTGAAAAATTATTATCATTCGCTCTTGTAGGAATCGACCCAGTACTTTGGGTGTTGGTTTCCATGAGTGTCATTGCCGTTGGAGTGATAATTGAGCGTTTATTGGCATTTGGAGCGATTCAAAAAAACTATCAAAGTATTGATTATTATACATTACGTTTGAGTCTTGAAGCCCATTTAGGTATTTTAGCCACATTTGGTAATAACGCCCCTTTTATAGGACTTTTTGGAACCGTTTTGGGCATTATTCAAGCGTTTCATATGATAGGCTCTTCCAACGCTTTTGATGTACAGCCCATTATGCAAGGGATTTCTGAAGCTTTGATTGCAACTGCAACAGGGTTATTTGTTGCTATTCCGTGTGTGATTGCGTATAACTATTTTACCCGACGTGTGAAGGTGGTTTTAACACAGAAAGAAGCGCAACTCAATGAGGCGTGA
- a CDS encoding TOBE domain-containing protein — MLEARLWMKKSDKNYLGKGRIELLEHIREHGSIHAAAKAMKMSYKAAWDSVDAMNNLSEIPLVQKTSGGKGGGGTLLTPKGEEVIAAFHNLQEKHQQFLDLFANSEDLLTIVQTLSRLSLKLSARNQLIGTISAINEDAVNVAIELTIKAADKIYASITKNSYQELGLHLGENAIAIIKASSVLLSKSKPAIACENLLKGTIIQILSDTSNTEVTLELESKSTITATIANDAFEPLNLKVNAEAYAFFKASNVILGV, encoded by the coding sequence ATGTTAGAAGCACGACTTTGGATGAAAAAAAGCGATAAAAATTATCTGGGTAAAGGGCGTATAGAGCTTTTAGAACACATTCGAGAACATGGCTCCATTCATGCGGCAGCTAAAGCGATGAAGATGAGTTATAAGGCTGCTTGGGATTCAGTGGATGCGATGAACAACCTTTCTGAAATTCCACTGGTGCAAAAAACAAGCGGTGGTAAAGGCGGTGGAGGAACACTTCTAACCCCTAAAGGTGAAGAGGTCATCGCAGCATTTCACAACTTACAAGAAAAACATCAACAATTTTTAGATCTTTTTGCAAACAGTGAAGACCTACTTACTATCGTTCAAACACTCAGTCGTCTCTCTTTAAAGCTCAGCGCACGCAACCAACTGATAGGTACTATTAGTGCTATTAATGAAGATGCGGTGAATGTTGCCATTGAACTTACCATTAAAGCTGCTGATAAAATTTACGCAAGCATCACTAAAAACAGTTATCAAGAACTTGGTCTTCATCTAGGGGAGAATGCTATTGCTATCATTAAAGCAAGTTCAGTGTTGCTTTCTAAGAGCAAACCCGCTATTGCCTGTGAAAATTTACTTAAAGGGACTATTATTCAAATTCTTAGTGATACCTCCAATACAGAAGTCACGTTGGAGCTTGAAAGTAAAAGTACCATCACTGCTACCATTGCCAATGATGCGTTTGAGCCATTAAACCTCAAAGTCAATGCAGAGGCCTATGCCTTTTTCAAAGCATCTAATGTTATCTTAGGCGTTTAA
- a CDS encoding ABC transporter substrate-binding protein, translated as MRYLLLFLLFFSSLFANNTRTFTDISGKTINLPEHITRIYGSAPPITFMLYVIDDAPLIGVNFPQTNKDNSDGEKFLSKHFMSLPVLGGWHGNNTPNLEAIIAVKPDVIVTWDTPLLNEKTSKDLARINIPALKVNIDDSRNYPEVFRYLGKVMHKEERANQLANMAQNYLDELKNFVATVPEQERTKVYYAEGDFGLQTECDVSFHSEPLTLAGGNLVHKCIQNSVIGLQEVSFEQVLIYAPDVIIVQNPAFYKTIFTDKKWTMLKAVQTKRVYLVPKSPFNWTDRPPSFMRIIGAHWIASKLYPTRYPFKIQEKVRAFYQLFFGVALSDEDLKTYFEL; from the coding sequence ATGCGCTATTTACTGCTCTTTTTACTTTTTTTTAGCTCACTTTTTGCCAATAATACACGCACATTTACTGATATTTCGGGCAAAACGATCAACTTGCCTGAACATATCACACGTATTTATGGCTCAGCACCTCCTATCACTTTTATGCTCTATGTCATCGATGACGCACCGTTGATTGGTGTAAATTTTCCACAGACAAACAAAGACAATAGTGATGGTGAGAAATTTTTGAGCAAACACTTCATGAGCCTTCCCGTGCTAGGGGGATGGCATGGAAACAACACCCCTAACTTAGAGGCAATTATCGCAGTAAAACCAGATGTCATTGTGACATGGGATACGCCACTTCTCAATGAAAAAACGTCCAAAGATTTAGCACGCATCAACATCCCTGCTCTTAAAGTGAATATTGATGACTCTCGTAATTACCCTGAAGTCTTTCGCTATCTTGGAAAAGTGATGCACAAGGAAGAGCGTGCCAATCAGCTCGCAAATATGGCACAAAATTATTTGGACGAGCTTAAAAATTTTGTAGCAACTGTTCCTGAACAAGAGCGTACCAAAGTTTATTACGCCGAAGGTGATTTCGGACTTCAAACAGAGTGTGACGTCTCATTTCACTCTGAACCTCTAACGCTTGCTGGAGGAAATTTAGTCCATAAATGTATTCAAAACAGTGTTATTGGATTGCAAGAAGTTAGTTTTGAGCAAGTTCTCATCTATGCTCCTGATGTCATTATTGTGCAAAATCCTGCTTTTTATAAAACGATTTTTACCGATAAAAAATGGACTATGCTTAAAGCAGTTCAAACCAAAAGAGTGTACTTAGTACCAAAATCCCCTTTTAATTGGACAGATCGCCCCCCTTCCTTTATGCGTATTATTGGGGCACATTGGATTGCAAGTAAACTCTATCCAACACGTTATCCTTTTAAGATTCAAGAGAAAGTGAGAGCATTTTACCAACTCTTCTTTGGCGTTGCACTAAGTGACGAAGATCTCAAAACTTATTTTGAGCTTTAA
- a CDS encoding radical SAM protein, producing the protein MICSICERRCRVEENNIGACGRYQCHNNTMIERFPNSYLVVAPISAETMPVLHFHPRAKFLQISTTGCNFDCLGCISTVVAKEMDVQSPALKKLSPIQIVNKALEQECDGIAFLMNDPLASFYSFLEICTLAKECGLLTGCSTNGYFTPESLNLLAPHLDFVNIGLKGLCNDVYKSCGANSYKPVLRNIELFYRKGVHVEVACIHKKDNDDEVLAIADTIAKISKEIPLQIMRFIPIDDASINLEPSILASEKLYKKLTSHLDYVYLFNSPGSECLNTYCPECGALIFERDFYGPMGSKLRTISHHYQNNTCSHCHHKLPIVGNPCQKVFDEDGFEGGYPLTRALEIVEGTLATLGVTEQKEVTRCWEELLRGDGLKRLHVNIQNFEDYANTIHYLATMTHTEPTAKKLLTFMRDKIAMIAQELPKVVTKPHVYYVMGKPLFALEEERLENQLVEMAGGISVNKTLSLKGRPGRKISVETLNELNPDVMFISSFLDCPLDEFYTFCEEQGIVVNAVKSKRIYTHLAPCFDFGSPRWILGLMHIANMLHPELYHFDVLHEAKVFYQEFYDTPLNIPSINRSFAKPSPYHKMLHI; encoded by the coding sequence ATGATCTGCTCAATTTGTGAACGAAGATGCCGTGTTGAAGAGAACAATATTGGTGCGTGTGGACGTTATCAATGTCACAACAATACCATGATCGAACGCTTCCCCAATTCCTATCTTGTAGTAGCTCCTATTTCTGCTGAGACGATGCCCGTGCTTCATTTTCATCCCCGTGCAAAATTTTTACAAATTAGTACCACAGGGTGTAATTTTGACTGTTTGGGGTGTATTTCAACGGTAGTTGCCAAAGAGATGGATGTGCAAAGTCCCGCGCTTAAAAAACTCTCTCCCATACAAATTGTGAACAAAGCGTTGGAGCAAGAGTGCGATGGTATTGCTTTTTTAATGAACGATCCCCTCGCCTCTTTTTATAGCTTTCTTGAAATCTGCACTCTTGCCAAAGAGTGTGGGCTACTGACAGGCTGTTCCACCAATGGCTATTTCACACCCGAATCGCTTAATCTCCTCGCTCCACATTTGGATTTTGTCAATATTGGACTTAAAGGCTTGTGCAATGACGTCTACAAAAGTTGTGGCGCAAACAGTTACAAACCCGTTTTACGCAATATTGAGCTCTTTTACCGTAAAGGTGTGCATGTTGAAGTGGCGTGTATTCATAAAAAAGATAATGATGATGAAGTCCTTGCTATTGCAGATACTATAGCAAAGATTTCAAAAGAGATTCCGCTTCAAATCATGCGGTTTATTCCCATTGATGATGCCAGTATTAACCTTGAGCCATCTATCTTAGCTTCTGAAAAGCTTTATAAAAAACTCACATCCCACCTTGATTATGTCTACCTTTTTAACTCCCCAGGCTCAGAGTGCCTGAACACCTATTGCCCCGAATGTGGTGCGCTCATTTTTGAGCGAGATTTTTACGGTCCAATGGGTTCCAAATTAAGAACGATCAGCCACCACTATCAGAACAATACCTGTTCGCACTGTCATCACAAACTGCCTATCGTAGGAAACCCTTGCCAAAAAGTGTTTGATGAAGATGGTTTTGAAGGTGGATACCCTCTTACTAGAGCACTCGAAATTGTCGAAGGAACACTCGCAACACTCGGAGTGACAGAGCAAAAAGAGGTTACAAGATGTTGGGAAGAACTTTTACGTGGAGATGGACTAAAACGTTTACATGTAAACATTCAAAATTTTGAAGATTATGCCAACACCATCCATTATCTTGCCACAATGACCCACACAGAACCTACCGCCAAAAAACTTTTAACCTTTATGCGAGATAAAATTGCCATGATTGCGCAAGAACTCCCCAAGGTAGTAACAAAGCCACATGTTTATTACGTGATGGGCAAACCTTTATTTGCACTCGAAGAGGAGCGACTTGAAAATCAATTGGTCGAGATGGCGGGTGGTATTAGTGTCAATAAAACGCTCAGTTTAAAAGGAAGACCCGGACGGAAAATCTCTGTTGAAACACTCAATGAACTCAACCCAGACGTTATGTTTATCTCTTCTTTTTTGGATTGTCCGTTGGACGAGTTTTACACTTTTTGTGAAGAGCAAGGTATTGTTGTCAATGCTGTAAAGAGTAAACGCATCTATACACACCTAGCCCCTTGCTTTGATTTTGGGAGCCCCCGATGGATTTTAGGCTTGATGCACATCGCCAATATGTTGCATCCTGAACTTTATCATTTTGATGTTTTACACGAAGCAAAGGTCTTTTATCAGGAGTTTTATGACACACCATTAAATATACCTTCTATCAATCGCTCCTTTGCAAAACCAAGTCCATACCACAAGATGCTTCATATTTAA
- a CDS encoding class I SAM-dependent methyltransferase: protein MEPAFNFWDNMAKRYPRFNDITMSQDVNHILNWCQNKNVSFEGASILDIGAGTGTIAIPLAQKGAQVTAMDISEGMLAALNEDAKEQGLSAKVSTHQSDWDSFPLNQKYDIVIASMTPAISDLQKIEKMLGATKGIGIYVGWGKYRINKLVEALVKAHTKEEEDCASGGCIKANQFIEILKEKNIPFESDFFATSWVDMYTFDEAKEYSYDQLKRKEITPDEEIVESILVSFLKDDKVHVKTEAEKGMVLWNVA, encoded by the coding sequence ATGGAACCAGCGTTTAATTTTTGGGACAACATGGCGAAGCGCTACCCACGCTTTAACGATATAACAATGAGTCAAGACGTCAATCATATTTTAAATTGGTGCCAAAATAAAAATGTTTCATTTGAGGGTGCTTCTATTTTAGATATTGGGGCAGGAACTGGAACCATTGCCATTCCGTTGGCACAAAAAGGCGCACAGGTAACTGCTATGGATATTTCAGAAGGAATGTTGGCAGCACTCAATGAAGATGCAAAAGAACAAGGACTCAGTGCAAAAGTTTCTACGCACCAAAGTGATTGGGACTCATTTCCATTAAACCAAAAATACGACATTGTCATCGCTTCAATGACTCCTGCGATTAGTGACCTACAAAAAATTGAAAAAATGCTTGGAGCTACAAAAGGGATAGGTATCTATGTTGGTTGGGGAAAATACCGCATTAATAAATTGGTAGAAGCTCTCGTGAAAGCTCATACAAAAGAAGAAGAGGATTGCGCATCAGGTGGCTGTATCAAAGCCAATCAATTTATTGAAATTTTAAAAGAGAAAAATATTCCTTTTGAGAGCGATTTTTTTGCAACATCTTGGGTCGATATGTACACTTTTGATGAGGCAAAAGAGTATTCTTATGATCAACTCAAACGTAAAGAGATAACCCCTGATGAAGAGATTGTAGAATCTATTTTAGTCTCGTTTCTTAAGGATGATAAAGTCCATGTAAAAACGGAAGCAGAAAAAGGGATGGTTTTGTGGAACGTCGCTTAA
- a CDS encoding TOBE domain-containing protein, translating into MKYGARNEIIATVKKIKKGEVMCQVDVGDIIANKMSSVMTMESIEEMGLKEGDKVKVIVKAVNVLLIKE; encoded by the coding sequence ATGAAATACGGCGCACGAAATGAAATTATAGCAACAGTTAAGAAGATCAAAAAAGGCGAAGTGATGTGTCAGGTTGATGTTGGTGATATTATTGCTAACAAAATGAGCTCCGTTATGACCATGGAATCCATCGAAGAGATGGGACTCAAAGAGGGTGATAAAGTCAAAGTCATTGTTAAAGCCGTTAACGTTTTATTGATTAAAGAATAA